A window from Bacillota bacterium encodes these proteins:
- a CDS encoding SDR family oxidoreductase, with translation MALVTGGAGLLGSHLGRALPAGGFLPHLTTHRTRASVAGCRSVQLDLTDRRAVEEVVAAIAPKVVIHTAAITDVDYCQTHPKEARQVNVRGTRYLARAAAGVGAFLIYVSTDYVFDGRRGGYRETDYPSPGNWYGLTKLAGELAAATCLPGADLAIVRTTFYGLRVDGRGFFNRCLATLTAGQGLDAAVDLISSPLPVTVLARALTELAGKRLGGIHHIAGAQRCSRYEFALAVARVHGLDASLVRPESRGAASLPGPRPRDVSLCVCRAQERLRVPLPTLVKGLEELSVDGSVIMEGLGDGSR, from the coding sequence GTGGCGCTCGTCACCGGAGGGGCGGGGCTTCTGGGCAGTCACCTCGGCAGAGCCTTGCCGGCAGGCGGTTTCCTTCCCCACCTGACAACCCACCGAACCCGCGCCTCCGTCGCCGGTTGCCGGTCGGTCCAACTTGATCTCACCGACCGCCGGGCGGTGGAGGAGGTGGTCGCGGCGATCGCCCCAAAGGTGGTCATTCATACCGCCGCCATCACTGATGTTGACTACTGCCAGACCCACCCCAAGGAGGCCCGGCAGGTCAATGTCCGCGGCACGCGGTACCTCGCCCGAGCGGCGGCCGGCGTCGGGGCGTTCTTGATCTATGTCTCGACCGACTACGTCTTTGACGGCCGCCGCGGAGGCTACCGGGAGACCGATTACCCCAGCCCAGGCAATTGGTACGGACTCACCAAACTGGCCGGCGAGCTGGCGGCCGCAACCTGCCTTCCCGGGGCCGACCTGGCCATCGTCCGCACCACCTTCTACGGCTTGAGAGTTGATGGACGGGGCTTTTTCAACCGGTGTCTGGCCACCCTGACCGCCGGACAGGGTCTCGACGCGGCGGTCGACCTCATCTCCTCCCCGCTTCCGGTCACCGTTCTCGCTCGGGCCCTGACTGAGCTCGCCGGCAAGCGTTTGGGGGGGATTCACCACATCGCCGGGGCCCAGCGATGCAGTCGGTATGAATTCGCCCTCGCCGTCGCCAGAGTGCACGGCCTGGACGCCTCACTGGTCCGGCCTGAGTCGCGCGGGGCTGCGAGCCTCCCGGGCCCGCGCCCCCGCGACGTGTCCCTGTGCGTTTGCCGGGCCCAAGAGCGGCTGCGGGTGCCGCTGCCGACGTTGGT